In Armatimonadota bacterium, a genomic segment contains:
- a CDS encoding MFS transporter: MAYIPDAQSPEHDRGTPLAVAGYYFWSLAGLAIAYPYLPLYWRSLGCSQHEIHTLLTALGLGGLIAQAPLGYLSDRGGKRRRFVVGLMGTGGLTMLAYGLSHSFWVVLGLTLVQSACFRSADALVQALVGDWVSGTRMATLFGRVRLAGSVGWFSSLLLSARVALMTDTRPLHAAEWATPMFLVVAGCNFAAAGSILIARSAPARKRLSIGPIAALTTVVRAPGVGRFLLAVLLFWTGLQSVSAFLSLLLQQMGAGHEIISMAFVVSAIAETPFILLAGRMAGRWGERRLLMVAFGAMPIRLAILAFMPTPEWAYVSQALHSVTYGLALVGTVAFMNHHLPGTLRASGQAALGVVLSASNTLAPFLGGFIVPWGGYKGAFAAMAAITMVGWAILGSTREDIGQKNKNQQGTGVGSGPDGLSPADA; encoded by the coding sequence ATGGCATATATACCTGACGCACAAAGCCCCGAGCATGACCGCGGTACGCCGCTGGCCGTCGCCGGTTATTATTTCTGGAGCCTCGCCGGCCTGGCGATCGCATATCCCTACCTTCCGCTGTACTGGAGATCGCTGGGGTGTTCCCAGCACGAGATCCACACGCTTCTGACAGCGCTTGGGCTGGGCGGCCTGATCGCGCAGGCGCCGCTCGGGTATCTTTCGGACCGGGGCGGGAAACGCCGCCGATTCGTGGTCGGCCTGATGGGCACCGGCGGCCTAACCATGCTGGCGTACGGGCTGAGCCATTCGTTCTGGGTGGTTCTGGGGCTGACGCTTGTGCAAAGCGCCTGCTTCCGTTCGGCGGATGCGCTGGTCCAGGCGCTCGTTGGAGACTGGGTGTCGGGGACGCGGATGGCCACGCTCTTCGGCCGCGTGCGCCTTGCCGGGAGCGTAGGGTGGTTTTCGTCGCTTTTGTTGTCAGCGCGGGTGGCGCTGATGACGGACACGCGGCCGTTGCACGCGGCGGAGTGGGCAACGCCGATGTTTCTGGTCGTAGCCGGGTGCAATTTCGCGGCGGCAGGCTCGATACTGATCGCCCGATCCGCGCCCGCGCGGAAGCGGCTGAGCATCGGTCCGATCGCAGCGTTGACGACTGTTGTGCGAGCGCCGGGAGTCGGGCGGTTTCTCCTGGCCGTGCTGCTGTTCTGGACGGGCCTGCAGAGCGTTTCGGCCTTCCTGAGTTTGCTGTTGCAGCAGATGGGCGCGGGTCACGAGATCATCAGCATGGCGTTTGTGGTGAGCGCCATAGCCGAGACGCCGTTCATCCTGCTGGCGGGCAGAATGGCGGGACGGTGGGGCGAGCGGCGGCTCCTGATGGTCGCCTTCGGGGCCATGCCGATACGCCTGGCGATCCTGGCGTTCATGCCGACGCCTGAGTGGGCGTATGTGTCCCAGGCGCTTCACAGCGTTACGTACGGGCTTGCACTTGTGGGAACGGTGGCGTTCATGAATCACCACCTGCCCGGCACGCTTCGCGCATCCGGACAGGCAGCGCTTGGCGTGGTGTTGAGCGCATCGAACACGCTGGCGCCGTTCCTCGGGGGATTCATCGTCCCATGGGGCGGTTACAAGGGAGCGTTCGCGGCCATGGCCGCGATCACGATGGTTGGTTGGGCGATTCTGGGGAGCACCCGTGAAGACATCGGACAGAAGAACAAAAATCAGCAAGGGACCGGTGTCGGATCAGGGCCCGACGGCCTGTCTCCAGCCGATGCCTAG
- a CDS encoding DUF5658 family protein — protein sequence MSDEYGGFALLNLFDLGLTALIFQHGGREINPVGYHVMVRFGLSGYTLFKFALVGAVILACERIYAIKPESARRLINSANLIYLGVVLWECVLIAFH from the coding sequence ATGAGTGACGAATACGGCGGTTTCGCGCTCCTGAACCTTTTCGACCTCGGCCTGACCGCGCTCATCTTCCAGCATGGCGGCCGCGAGATCAACCCGGTGGGCTACCACGTTATGGTCCGTTTCGGCCTGAGCGGCTACACACTGTTCAAGTTCGCGCTGGTGGGCGCTGTGATCCTTGCCTGCGAGCGCATTTACGCGATCAAGCCCGAGTCAGCGCGCCGCCTGATCAACAGCGCCAACCTCATCTATCTGGGCGTGGTGCTGTGGGAATGCGTTCTCATCGCGTTCCATTAA
- a CDS encoding trypsin-like peptidase domain-containing protein has translation MKRGRSIALFLLGAMVAFVAVQVFQGHEGKYVVMAQGRLQPDEETTISVVKKMDPTVVSIMVQGTVETNDWFNPVQQFQGQGSGVIVRSDGFILTNKHVVSMPDGRTSPTVTVTIPGKKPMEGQVRGADPRSDLAIVKINEKNLPVAPLGNSDELQVGQRTIAIGNPLGLTRSVTSGIVSALGRSIQGEQGPLEGLIQTDAAINPGNSGGALVDSTGRLIGINTAIASVRGSQGNVGIGFAVPVNTARAILDDIAKTGHIRLPWIGVDYGDISPSAVQWYNLPQGVVLRAPYPGGPAAKAGLQRNDIVVKVDGARVGTVSELQTALHAKNIGDSVEFTVFRDGETLTVKLKLAERPTELAV, from the coding sequence ATGAAACGAGGACGCAGCATAGCGCTTTTCCTCCTGGGGGCCATGGTCGCCTTTGTGGCCGTGCAGGTCTTCCAGGGCCACGAGGGGAAATATGTCGTCATGGCTCAGGGACGCCTGCAGCCCGATGAGGAAACCACGATCAGCGTGGTGAAGAAAATGGACCCCACCGTGGTGTCCATCATGGTTCAGGGCACCGTTGAAACGAATGACTGGTTCAACCCTGTGCAGCAGTTCCAGGGCCAGGGGTCCGGTGTCATCGTTCGCTCCGACGGCTTTATCCTGACGAACAAACACGTGGTCTCCATGCCGGACGGACGCACCTCTCCCACCGTGACTGTCACCATCCCGGGAAAGAAGCCGATGGAAGGCCAGGTTCGAGGCGCCGATCCGCGGTCGGATCTGGCGATCGTGAAGATCAACGAGAAAAACCTGCCCGTCGCGCCGTTGGGTAATTCCGATGAGCTGCAGGTCGGCCAGAGGACCATCGCTATCGGAAACCCGCTCGGATTGACGCGAAGTGTCACATCAGGAATCGTGAGCGCGCTCGGCCGCAGCATCCAGGGTGAACAGGGGCCTCTTGAAGGGCTGATCCAGACGGACGCCGCCATCAACCCCGGGAACTCCGGCGGAGCGCTGGTGGATAGCACCGGGCGGCTCATCGGCATCAACACCGCCATCGCCAGTGTCCGGGGCAGCCAGGGCAACGTGGGCATCGGCTTCGCCGTTCCCGTGAATACCGCACGCGCGATCCTCGACGATATCGCCAAGACCGGCCACATCCGCCTGCCGTGGATCGGAGTGGACTATGGCGATATCTCCCCCTCCGCCGTCCAGTGGTACAACCTGCCCCAGGGCGTCGTGCTCCGCGCGCCGTACCCCGGCGGGCCGGCGGCAAAGGCGGGCCTTCAGAGAAACGACATTGTCGTGAAAGTGGATGGCGCGCGCGTGGGAACGGTGAGCGAACTCCAGACGGCGCTTCACGCGAAGAATATCGGCGACAGCGTCGAGTTCACGGTGTTCCGCGACGGAGAAACGCTGACCGTGAAACTGAAGCTGGCGGAACGGCCGACCGAGTTGGCCGTATAG